The genomic DNA CAGTACACAGTAGTGGAAGAACTAGAAGTAATTTGAAGTCAGCTGGACCTCCTGGAATTCCAGCGCTCCTAGTTATGAGAACTTGGTCATGTTAATAAGCTGAGTTTTAATACATCAAGTTGGGCAATAATGCCACCCTTGAAGGATTGTTGGTGAGGAATAGAAATAGTCAATATACAGTGCCTAACAGGAGTATCTCACACAGGGAGGCAGTCAGTGAAAGGTATATCTTACTGTTATgattataaacaaatatttatggactaAGTTGTTATCCTGATATAATAATGTGGATTATAACTTCTAAGacatacatataatttatatatagtttTGTCTATTTAGAAGTATGGCACATGGAGCAAGTAACTCCCAAACATGGTAGAGATTTAAAGCATAAGTTGTGTCAATACAATCTTAGATGAATTAATGATGCTACACCTGTGACATAAAGAAAAGGTCAGCACTTTGGGGCATCCACGCATGACCTTTGAGAACAGCATTTTAGAAGCTTTCAGCTACGCTTGCCCCCAGCTATTGAGGCCTCGACCTCTGGTGAAATAAGCTTAGTAAATGGATGGGTCCACATAAGAAACAGCCATTTTTCATGCTTTTGTGCCTTTTGAATCTGATATTGAGGGGAGGCTGTTACTTCTGCTGTCTGTTACCCTGTATTTGAAAATCCTTTGGACATAAGGTCAGAAGACTAATATTTTTCTGCTTAActaatattcttttgtatttggTCTGGCTTCCTAGAAGCAGAGATTGGGGTAAGGATTTTTGGGTAAGTGATGTATTGAGGAGACTCTGAAGAGAAGGAGTGAGGGAAGCAGGCCAAGGCAGGGGGGGAAAAATGCTAAGCGAGGAAATTGTTTCACTTGGAGACTTAGCTTCAGCCTGGTCCCCCAGGGGTCCCAGCATAAGGTCTGAAGGGGAGCTCTGGAGCACAAATTGCCCCACAGGTTTTGTACTCCCTTGAGGCAAGGGGTGGCTGTTGTACCATTGTCAGTCAGTCTGGCTCCTGGCCACCTCTTAGGGACAGTTGGTGCCCTCACCTTGCAGTAGAGGCGGCTCCACATCTGTGAGCCATTAGCACCCTGCGCTCAGAACAGCTGGGGAATGGGGGGCGGGGCAGTATGGCACCAACAACGGCCTCTGTTGGTTTCCTCCAGGAGACAAAGCTATCAGATTCCTTATGTGGCCTTCTCCGACTTGGTTGTGTGGGAAGTTCTATACTACATTTCATGTTTAATTGCTTTAGCAACCTTCAACCAGGATTATTTAATagcattctttctctcttccttttctttgtaattttaacctttcttctttatcttttggtTTTTCTATTTATTGGGCCAGCAGTTTTATTGTAAGTTGACTCAAATGCTTTTTGAAAGTGGCTgagtgtaaaagaaaaataaatatgtaaactaAAAACCAGttttataattggaaaaaataCCTGAGTTGTCCTCCttaaaaatcagataaaataAGTGTTGAATAGAAATAAGCGTATTTACTGTTACAATCTAATTTAACATTAGTTATGCCTTCAAATGTATTCAAGAATAAAATAAGCAATAAGTATTATAAAtccaaggaaggaagaaacaaaattgcatttttgcagatgacactttttttatatgtataaagcACAATGAAATGAACAAAATTATTGGAGGTAACAAAGAGATATGCAGCAGGGTTCTACAAAATTATAGGCTATGATGGAAGTCCTCAAATGTCAATAAAGTTAGTATATTCTCGAGTCATATAGCTAAAAATATAGATGGCATTtgtttagaaagtattttgaccGCTCAAAAGGAATAtatactttctaattttttttttaatttttaaaaaaattttggctgcgttgggtcttcgttgctgagcacgggctttctctagttgaggcaagcagggtctgctcttcattgcggtgcgcgggcttctcattgcggtggcttcttgttgcagagcacgggctctagggcttcagtagttgtggcgcatgggctcagtagttgtagcacacgggctcagtagttgtggcttgtgggctctagagcacaggctcagtagttgtggcgcacgggcttagttgctccgtggcatgtgggatcttcccggaccagggctcaaacccgtgtcccctgcattggcagatggattctgaaccactgcaccaccagggaagtccaggagtaTATACTTTCAATGCCTTCCTATTTCCCATGTGAAATCGTAcctttattttagctattctgttAATATGTAATGATGATGATACAGAAGAGAATGATCTACCAAATAAAATaggtataaaatattttagtctGTATGTCTGTATGCACAATTCAAAATTATTTACTCACATAAAAGATAACTTCCCACTTCATGAGTTATTAATGTACAATGAAGTAGCCTTTTTCCCCTTTTACCACTGTATTATGAACAATACCTAAGCGTAAATGAACTAATAAATTGTTAGAAACAACAGTGTGCAGTGTTACCTTTGCACATTagaaaattcaatttttattttcttataaagtgTTTGAATTATATATCATAATTTAACATCTTTTAAAGCATCCTTTATTCTTTAAGAATTCTTTTCACATCCATTAACCAATTGAAGCAGCtcatttataaaaacatttttgttaacATGAGtcaacctaaaagaaaaaaaaaatgacaacttgAGAGTAACCTTTATCATCTAGATACTAATCAGTGCGATATTAAATGATAGGGGTAAATCAAAAATGATAGAGGTAAATGAACTTAATCTGGAGAATCCTCTTATTAGCAGCCAGAATAGGGCAGTTCTTAAGCCATTTTAAAACAAGCTCTTCTTGTTTTCACTTAGCTTGTACTTgatgctttaaaagtcctggagGTTTCAgtttgggtttggtttggttttgctttgctgCGGTAGCATTTACCGATTTGTAGCATTTacgaatttcttttctttatttctgcctaATCTTTGAATGCCATATTATATGGAGATATTTTTCCTAAAATGTCAACAGAGCCGGGAGATCACAGTAGGTGGGGACTTGGGGTGGCTGGTTTGGGCATCCTGTGAAAGAGGCGGACAGCTCTTCTGTGTGTCGTAAGGCGCGGGCATATAGAGGGGCTTGAAAACACAAGCAGGTTACCGTGGGGTTGCCGAGGAGAGGGAGCCAAAGCAGATGGTGTCCTGGGTTAACACCAGGACAAGGTGCTTTTTATACTTGGCAATGGAGTTCTTTTATAAAATCCAATGAAGTACCAGTTAGGAAGATGTATCAACAATTtatcttaaaaaggaaaaaaaaaaaagccatcaatTAATTGCCATATTAATATAATCAGAACCTCTTTCCATTATAAACCCTTAGATAAAACATGACAACAATAATGGAAAAATCATCTAAAACAGATATAATTGTACACGAAGTTTGTTGGCATTTTGAACAACttcattttttaagtattttacattCTTTGTAGAGAAAGGTAAGCACAATTCTTGTATTTAAtctaaaataaaggcaaaaatcacAGCAGGCACCTAAGTCATGTGCATCACAAGGTTATTCACACATAATCCTTCAGGCTGTATGCTGAATGGTCCTCTGGCTGTGTGATGGAGATGTGCTGCTGCTTGGATGGGTGGAGCCAAGCTTCCAAATTCTCTTTTATACAGGATGTGCAGAAAATCATGCCAGAGATAAACAGCAGCATGGCCGAAATGAATCCAATGTAGACAGCTCCTCCGGGTTCATGTTTGTTGCTTTCTGGAACCGTCACATCCACAAAGTTTGCTATGATCTCCTTCGTGTACCACACCGTCGGTATTAAACCAGAGACCCCCGCAGACAGGAAACAGACTCCCCCAGCAAAGCAGGCGTAACCCTTGGTTTCCCTGTCCCCTCCTAAGCGAGTGCATTTCATCCCGATTGTGGAAGTGCAGATCCCCACAGCAGACAGGACACAGGCCAGGACCATGGCGGCCCGGGCGGCCTGCACGTGGGTGGGGAGGGCCAGGACGGAGTACTTCAAGGTGCAGCTGAACATCCCGGTGCTGTACCACGTGCAGTCCATCCACAGCCCTTGCAGCTGCACGATGGCTGTGATGATGCTGGAGCCCGCATCCACGTGCACCTTCCAGTTGGGCAGCAGGGTGGCCATGAGCACTCCAGAGACCCCAGATAAGGCCAGGGCAAAAGCAAGGAGCTGGAGACCCGCCGAGGTCATGACGTGACCGTTAACCTTTGTCCTCCTAGAAAATCCTGATGGCTCTCGGTCAGAATTGTAGCTATTTCTGTGTAGTGGAGAACCAAGTAACAAAAGGCTGGGGAAAGAAGACAAAATCagggttgaaagaaaaaaaaaaacaaaaagacttcTGTGTACAGTGGGAGCTGAGAACCCATCTGAACAGGTCCCAGCAGTGGATgagggcactgcttcccaggagcAAAGCGCACACCAGGCCCCCAGAGGCCGCCCTTGTCCTGAGTGACTTTGCTTGGGTGCTGCTTGGTACATGGCATAAAGGAGCGGGCTGTCCACTTTGTtcttttatgtaaaatttaaacTCTGCTGAAGTTGTCTATGTGCCTTGTTAGGAGATTTAGACATGGAACGCCAGCTGTAGGATATCTGATACAGAATTTTAATAGTATTACaggttttaaaaacttatttctaGTTAAAATACTCTATAGGTGATAAGGAAGAATAGTTTAAACCCACCTgttaaaaatgatttataaatatatattagaaaagtttgaagcattcaaaaaatgattttgttttttaaaatgtatcactCTCCGTGTGTTATTCACATGGCCCAGGTGAATTGtttaagaaggagaagaaagtagTAAAAGAAATCAAAGTCACTGGCATGATTATCTCTAATTTCCAGCTTGCAAAATCCTTACCTAGGTGAGCAGTTGTTTCCCTTCAGGTACAGGTTACTCAAAACTGAAACAATTAAGCCACTGTCTTTTGCTTAGGAGAATGTGAGATCCTTTCTAGTTGGTACCAGAATCGTTCCCTGACCCAAATGAAGTAGTCTGCTGCAAAACCGGTTATTCAAAACGATTCAGAAGTAGTGACAATGAATCTTGCAAATACATACCAGAAGTAACCACATCATCATTTGTATGAGAGagattcaaaaataatttatacttttttccttcctccctttcttccctcccttccttccctccctcccttcctccctcccttcctccctcccttcctccctcccttccttccttccttccttccttccgtttaATAAGAGGGAAAAGACAGCACTTCCTTTGTGACGTGCTGTGTTTTAATCAGGCAGTACTTACTGCTTTCTTTGAGGAAAATATAGTGGTTTCTGAAATACAGCAATATTGACCTTTTTGTGTTTCTGAATTAACATTTGAGTGATGTATTAGAATGGCTCTATCATGATTCATATATTTGTCACAAAAGGCAGTATGAGCTCTGAATCTAAAGCACTTGGGTCACATCTTGGCTTTCcagagcctctctgtgcctcagtactCTCTTCTGGAAAGCAGGGAGGATTATAGTCTCTATATCATGGAgttaaatacatgaaagaattttaaagggtGTAGAACTATGTCTAACCCATAGAAAGTACTCGGTAAATTACAATTGATGTTGTTATTagtatttctaaaatttatattatgtCACGTGACAATTGATATTTAATGACAtctggattttgtttttctcttccttccttaggccgatttcatttgttttcttaggAACTTAGAGCTGAAAGAAACCATAGATGTAATCTTGGCCATCAGCGTTGTTTCAGATTAGGACACTTAGGTAGTAGTAGATCACCCCACGCCACACAGACCCCAGCAGCAAGATCGGCAGTGCCCACTTCCCCACCTCTTCCCACCTCACTGCACCCTGCACCCTGCACCCTTGTCCCCCTTTACCACAGTAATTCCGGGTGAAATCCTCCTGTGTACTTCCTGTGGGAAGCAGGGAGAATACTACATCTAGAGACAAAGCACCGTTAACCATCCCCTCACTCACTCCCTTtctcacacagaaaaaaagactCCAGAGGGAATTAATAGAGCAAATGAGCAAATGGCGTAGCTTCAGAGACTCACCAGGGAGGTTGATGCCTGGCTTTTGTGAAATATCTGCAGTAATGTGAATCCATGCCTGTGTTACTTTTAATACAGTTGTATAGTTTAATGTAGTTATAACATTGGTTCCCTAAGAGGTTAAATCCTGGGCTATCTGAATTCCATTGTTCTATTTTTGTTCATAatcttaaaatgtaaattctatAGTTTCAGGAGAGTTCCCTGAGATTTTGAATTCTTAGAGTTAGTTTCACTATAAGAAGCATCAGAGTGCCTTGGCTTTGCCTGCCATCCTAcagttccttctttttctgttttccaaatttcTTTTCATATCTGAGACCAAAATAGAACAAAAGTTAaagtttctagaaaaaaaaaaatgaagcacatGTTTATAGTTTCATAATAGCTGTTTTCAGGTTTGGGTTTTAACATTTCAGACTCCAGCCAGCTCGCTCAATTACTGCCTTCCCGGACCATTTTCGGCTTAAGGGGTTCTTCAAGAGCGAGGCTGCTGTTAGCATTCCCTACGAccatctcctttctttctttctttttactttggtTGAGTAACCTTTATGTGCTGATCAGTCTCTGCTCAGCTCAGCTTCCCAATTATAACTCTTTTCTTCCCATTAaccaatacattttataaattccaGTGTAATTCAGACTTGGAGACAGCTTGTTCATCTTAATTAACAAGTGCTGGCAGTGATAGATTACAGATGGCCAAAATCCGCGTAAACAACGTGACATTGCATTCACTCAGCGTAGTGCTCACTTACTACTGAGTGTTGGACTTCAAGTGCTTTCTTCTGCATGGAGAACTTATGCAGAAAGGATTTGTTCTCCAAAACGAAGGTCACTCtttcccctttataaaaatacacTGGCGTCTTAGCTATATTGctgtgaaatctttttttttttttcccctccagccaCAAGCATGGTACAGCTTGTGGCCTGTTCTCTCAGATTTCTGTCTCGTAGAGAATAAAGGCATACTTTGTTTCAGcggtggtggcggtggtggtggtggtgaaataCTGTGAAAGTAAGCATGGAAAACAGTTCTAAATGAGAACTCTCTCGTGGTTCCAAAATCTGTTGCTTATAGAACAGGACCTATAATGTTGAATTTATGAGCTATTTCCCAAAAAAATTCTGACCTGGATTTCGTTAAAATGTAAAGTCAGTTTTCCAGACAAGATTTATTTATATCAAGTCTAgtatttaaaaacagatttacaaCGTGCAGTTCAAACCAAGTTCTACTTGAAGATCTATATTTAGGTCCCAAAGCACTGTGGAAGCTTCTCGTTTTCCATACCTTTTGTCAGTAGCCTTCAGTGACTTAACTCTCTTCTGTCAGTTGTCTTCAAATGAACCCCAATAAGATATGATGAAGAGGAGCCACATACCTGAGGCTCAGTTCACAGCTTCTGAATATTAGTGATGAAGTGCCAGCAGGTTAACTTGCAAGTAGCAAATAAAGAGCAACGTAGAAATCCGAGCGGGGAAACTGCTGGTGGTGCCAGGAGATAAATACCAGGTCCCCCATCTCATTTTTTGAGCTGGGGGAGAATTAAGAAAAGagaggcgggggagggagggagttgttGTTACAACAGACTTTGTCGAAACCTGAAAGCTGAAAATGCTTCTGTGTCACTATATACGGAGGAGGAATTATCTGGGTGCTCACAAaaaggctttcttttcttttaatagtttagtccatagttataatttatttttgaatttttatctaTGTTGGAGGATACCGTTTATTATTTTATGTCCCCAATTAAAGAATATGGTCTGAAATATTTTTCACTAGACTGTGCTTTGCAAATGATAGTTAATTGAGACTATCTGTTTATTCTGGTGCTTCTGACTTGTCTGAAATCAAGATTTACAAAATTGGTAACTTTCAAACTAAACATTCAAAagacagttttatatatatcttgataaaagtaaaaagaaaacccagcaaCAGCTGTTGACTAGAATCTGAGCAGTAAACctacaagtattttttttttttgggcgggGGCAGGGGATGTATCCTGAATTTTCTATCAATCTTTCCACTGAGAAAGATTTCTGAAgtataatagatagctagtgggaagcagccacgtagcacagggagatcagctcggtgctttgcgaccacctggaggggtgggacagggagggtcggagggagacacaggagggaggggatatggggatatacgtatgcatatagctgattcactttgttatatagcagaaacaaacacaacactgtaaagcaattatactccaataaagatattttaaaaaatgcatatttcGGTTATCTGgattttttctggattttttgttgtttttagttggtttgttttcatcttttctaagtCTGGCATTTAGCAAGATACGTATTGTTTTCTCCTCTTAGAAATCTAATGcctgtggatttgtttttttagcCATAGTGTTGtaattttgctttataaatttactttcttatttaatttcattgaGATATATAAACAGTTCTTTGCCTAAGTACTGAGTGAAGTAGAGTTGAATTTCAGGCACTAACACTAACAGCATTGTTATTACTGCTGTATCAAGAAATCCACCAGATCCCTTCAGTGTCTTGGCTTGTTTTGCTCCTCGCCGCGGTTGTCGTGCagactcacctgtgctggggctgACTGGTGGCCGGTGGAGGGGCCCGTCTGCTCCCAGCTCTGACCTCCAGCATAATGCAGCTTGCTGAGGGTAAATGGGTTAAGCGTGCTTTAATGTACATGGTTATTTTCAAACcctttttgattatttttctgcCTTGATGAGAACACTTACCTTCTAATACATTAGCTGCCtgttttaaaaaggcaaactTCTGAAATGCAAAGAACTTCCATTAACTACAGGCCTTTAACCCAAGGCAGAATTTCTTGTATAAGAAAGGAGCTAGAAAGTAGAGGTGTATAGAGAAATATAATTCATTGACATTATTATCTACTTCCAATGTGGATATTAAAGAGAATTAAATCTTTTAAGTCCTGAGGCTTCCCTAGATAACTCTTTGTTTATCTTTACCTTAGTTTAATGTCTCTTCTCCAGCCCTCCCCGCTAAACACCCAagttttgtattgggttggccaaaaagttcgttcgggcttTTCCGTAGCATCTTAACAgttgtaaaattttaaacatccaACCGAATATGTCCAGCTGCCGATGTGACATCACTGATAGACATCTCAGACCTAATCAGGGACAGAACTGAGCTCTTGACTTTCCCCACACCAATTCTCCCCAGTTTCCCAGTGTCCATTAACGGCAAACTCATCCTGCCATTTGGTAGACCCTGGATCTTAAAAACATCCTTGATTCCATACCCAAGAGCCATTCAATCAACAAATCCTTTTGTTTCTAAACTTCAGAGTAAATCAAGTATCCTACCATCCGAGCCCCTCTACTGCTTactctggctgaagacctttagaATGTAAACGGCACAAGGGCAAGGATTTCTGTCTTGTTAATTACCAATTCTCCTGTGCCAGGAATGGTGCCTGGCTTATTGTAGAagcatgataaatatttgttgaatgaattcagAAGCTGATTTTGagtatataaaataacaataatacattACCTTTACATGATTAAAAGtataattttgtccttttttaagAGACTGTCATTTTAAGTAATTTTGCAACTCTTTAGTTTTATAATCTTgatgtaataataatatctaccattTATAAACTGCTTCCTATATGCTAAGTACTGTTGaggtatttaattcttaaaacaagCCTATGAGATAACAGAAATCctaattttacaggtgagaaaactaagctccagagaagttaaataacttgactAAGGTCCATAATATGAGTAAGTAGCAGGAATGTGGGATTCAGGCCCAGAATATTGTGATTTTTGAAACCCTTATACATTCatagccctgccctgcccccatctAGAACAGAATGTGTTTTTAAGTCTCATTATAATGAGTCGTTCCTTTCAGTGGTGGTCTGGATTAAGCTGTGGAAACAAATGAACTCTGACATCTCTGTAGCTTTACGTATAAACATTTGCTTCTCACTCATGCCAAGTCCATGAATGACTGCAGAGTAGCTGGCCGGTGACGCAGCAGTCCCATctgtcttctttaaatgtttttatttatctgtttttaagaAGAAATTACATGTGATTCCCTTAGTGTGTTTTTCTTAGTGATGATACTCTGGATAGTCAAGacaagcttttctttttcttctcaaagaatcgGTAGTTTGACTGAATGTTTGAGAAGTGGTAACAGTACCAAACCTTTGTGGGAAAGTAGTTCTCCAGACCTGCGTCGCTCACCCCTGCCCACACGTGAGCATCGTCTAGCTTTAGAAAAGCCCTGaggccccggccccgcccagtGGCTCTTAATTCAGTTGTCAGGGGTGATGCCCAGTCACTGTGTGTTTAAAATGCCGCCCCCTTAATTCCCATGAAAAGTTAaggttctgattttaaaaaaaacagcagcGTCTTTTCTCATTTGCTTTCTCTTCAACCTTGAAAATAATTAAAGTTCAGAGTAAGATTAAGATAGTTAGTTACCTGTTCCAGTCCCACAAATTTAAAGTGATTGACTTAatcttaaaataatgtttttcttctgaCTCAGTCGTGGGAAATTAACAGTATCGGCTGTGAGCACAATCAGTGCATGATTTCCTCCGTCTTTATGgtgattttagttttaaaataatgcttcAGGCTGCCCGAAGGCTTTATCTTTTAGAATCGGTAGTTTGTAGACTAGTTGATTATAGTGAGGACCATGTTACAAATGAAGATGACTgttctctggttgctgtgtgtTCCCGAATGTCTCAAGAGGCCATCCTGGCTCCATGGCTCTGTGCAAGTCGTGTGTGTTTCTGCATGTAGGTTGCACTGCCATTTGCtctattgtttatttgttttgacaACATTTTGTTGCTCCTTTTTATGTCTTCATGTGAAAGGATCTTgagaatttgttttctatgtctttatcACATTATTTTAGACTATTAAGGCTGTCTTGGATTTTGTGGTGACACTTGCAGATCAGCCTAGTTTTTTCAACCTCATAAATAATGCAAGTATGTATTTGCTGTGGCCTCCCCATTGCATTCTCTTTGCACATTATTTTGAAGAGCAGGACTTCTTTTAAAAACGTCCTCACTTATTGGTACCGTCTCAGATTGCGGGCTGAACACCCCTCGTCCAGGCCTGGCTCTCAGCTCaccaccctctcctcctcctcccttcttcctctttgtCTTCCTTCCCTGTgactctctccctctgcccactGGGTCTCCTACATTTCAGTCCCTGCCCACACTCTAGGGTCCTGGGTGGGTTCATGTGGACTTTGTGATGTTGCCAAATCAGAGAGCTTGCATCAGTTTTAATCATTTctcttacttacttatttatttatttaaatttatttatttatttatagctgcattgggtcttcgttgctgtgcgcgggttctcattgtggtggcttctgttgttgcggagcacgggctctaggcgtgtgggcttcagtagctgtggctcgaaggctctagggcacaggctcagtagttgcggcacacaggcttagttgctccgcggcatgtgggatcttcccggaccagggatcgaacccgtgtctcctgcactggcacgtggattctttttttttttttttaagtatttgtttatttatttatttatagctgtgttgggtcttcgtttctgtgcgaggactttctctaattgtggcaagcgggggccagtcttcatcgcggtgcgcgggcctctcactatcgcggcctctcttgttgcggagcacaggctccagacgcgcaggctcagtaattgtggctcacgggcccagctgctccgcggcacgtgggatcttcccagaccagggctcaaacccatgtcccctgcattggcaggcagactctcaaccactgcaccaccagggaagcccagcaggcggattcttaaccactgcgccaccagggaagccctcttatttatttttgtatctccGGTTACATACATAGGAGGTCCCCCAAACCTCCATGAGTTAAACTAGTAAAATCGGCATGTAAAGGAGGAGATCCAGTAGCTATGGAATTCATCTTTAAAAAGACACAATGTCTTTCAAGTCAGAAACAGGAAGAGCAGGACAACATGGACACATTTAAAGAATAGCTCTGCAGATGGAGAGCTGGCCTGGGTCCTGAGGGCACAGGGACTAGGAGCATCTGGTACCCTGTACCTTGTGCCAGTGAGGGGCCGGTGGCCACTGCAGCGGCATCTGTATGAGTTGGTTCCCATTCCGTGCCTCTGCACAACGCTCTCAGCATAACAGAGCTTGTTAGGTGGTTGTTATAGGAAGGGGATGTACTGACTAGTCAACTAGAGTGTCTCTTTGGCAGTTACGACTCATTATGAATGAATATATTTGCATCCATATTTGTTTATCAATCTTTTCATAATAGTAATATTTATACGGCAGCAATTGAGTACCTTGTGAGTTTGCTTAGATTGAAACCGCCCCCGAGGAGTTCCCCTGTACTGTGGACGTGAAACCGGAGGTCGGGCCCTCGCTCTCGCCCCCTGGGCTGCTACAGCAGGGCTCCTCCCCTGGCAGGGACCTCCCCACCCGCACAGAGAGGGGCACAGTCCTGGCACAGTTAACACAGGCGCCTCCAGGTGCCGCCCTGTCACAGACCCCGAAGTCATGGTTTGTGGGAAGGTCCTGGTTTCAGAAGGGTGTTTTCCCTGTGCTCATTCGGGAACTGCAGGCTACGAAGGACAGAAAATCCTAACCCAGCGTTTGTGAGTTCTCATCCCTCTTGTACTTTGTTTAGAATTAAGTGTTCACATCCCTGAAAGTGTTTCCTTTCTTGGGACCAAGAGACCCTCATTCATCTTGTTGTTGTTGCTAGTAGGCATAATTTACATACATACCTATATTTACATATGCAACATACACAGTAAAAAGctctctccatcccctcccctcaccctgggCACCACTTAGGCTTATTTCTCATCGTGCTGTCAGCTCACCCTGTCATTCTCTTACATGCTTGTGCTCTGAGAGGAAACACTGACAGTCTAAAATCTGTTCTTTTTGTATGATTCCAAGGAGGAAAAGAGACAAACCATTCAGACATCTATGGGAGACGAAAGGTGTGGTGGAACATCTGCAGAAATGAATATTGTttcaataacaaacacaaattgTAAACTTTAAAGAAAGAACTATAGGTCCTAACAGTCTTCATGGAATGCCTTGGTTTGGAATACCTGGAATGTTGTTGGAGTGTTTGAGTTGTAAGATTTTATGGCGGAAATTCTGTCCT from Eschrichtius robustus isolate mEscRob2 chromosome 9, mEscRob2.pri, whole genome shotgun sequence includes the following:
- the CLDN20 gene encoding claudin-20 → MTSAGLQLLAFALALSGVSGVLMATLLPNWKVHVDAGSSIITAIVQLQGLWMDCTWYSTGMFSCTLKYSVLALPTHVQAARAAMVLACVLSAVGICTSTIGMKCTRLGGDRETKGYACFAGGVCFLSAGVSGLIPTVWYTKEIIANFVDVTVPESNKHEPGGAVYIGFISAMLLFISGMIFCTSCIKENLEAWLHPSKQQHISITQPEDHSAYSLKDYV